The proteins below come from a single Pichia kudriavzevii chromosome 2, complete sequence genomic window:
- a CDS encoding uncharacterized protein (PKUD0B09620; similar to Saccharomyces cerevisiae YCR035C (RRP43); ancestral locus Anc_1.139), which translates to METSVVLKNTVFSPSELALIAPDITLQKYISAGYRPSLREFEEFKPVVISKAGISRYNTEDRANDSTSVIGSSSVKCGGTSIICTISAGVVEDDFEAINDYRMRLDADIIVDEERGNEEEIELLGGDLLNENGAVYPVVEIARGSNAPPGPEEIGLGEQLYASVLHSGLISREELRVNVGLQSMDEKGEVVIITGDEVGAIKKKFSFVLYARLEVFGKTGPLFDQCYAALVKALRDTKLPNVYLNERESIMRTRGGKRNANVNIQSFDLVCDPTEYRDLKLREDRICWASTFGIADMYDANDGGAGEDEEMHGGEMESNSILLADLEGDAENDISKRITALSNGKGEFVSVTIERGNGSPFTSDMIRHALGLAQTRANDMIGKF; encoded by the coding sequence ATGGAGACAAGCGTAGTACTCAAAAACACAGTGTTTTCACCATCCGAATTAGCATTAATTGCTCCGGATATTACCTTGCAAAAGTATATTTCAGCAGGATATAGACCATCATTACGagaatttgaagagtttAAGCCAGTAGTTATCTCAAAGGCCGGTATATCGAGGTATAATACTGAAGATAGGGCAAACGATTCGACTAGTGTTATAGGATCATCGAGCGTCAAATGTGGAGGAACATCTATTATCTGTACCATTAGCGCAGGTGTAGTTGAAGACGATTTTGAAGCCATTAATGATTATAGAATGAGGTTGGATGCAGACATCATTGTCGATGAAGAAAGAGGCAATGAGGAAGAGATTGAGTTGCTAGGTGGCGATTTGTTGAATGAGAATGGTGCAGTTTATCCCGTGGTCGAAATTGCCAGAGGATCTAATGCACCGCCAGGTCCTGAGGAAATTGGTTTAGGTGAACAGTTATATGCAAGTGTTTTGCATTCTGGATTGATAAGTAGAGAAGAATTAAGGGTCAATGTTGGACTACAAAGTATGGATGAAAAAGGGGAAGTTGTGATAATCACCGGCGATGAAGTTGGTgcaatcaagaaaaagttCAGTTTTGTATTGTATGCCAGATTGGAAGTCTTTGGTAAAACGGGCCCCTTATTTGATCAATGTTATGCTGCACTAGTGAAGGCACTAAGGGACACCAAGCTTCCAAACGTGTATCTCAATGAAAGAGAGAGTATTATGAGGACCCGGGGAGGTAAAAGAAATGCAAATGttaatattcaaagttttgatttGGTATGTGATCCAACGGAATATAGGGATTTGAAATTAAGAGAAGATAGAATTTGCTGGGCGAGTACCTTTGGTATTGCTGATATGTACGATGCTAACGATGGAGGTGCAGGagaagatgaggaaatgCACGGTGGTGAGATGGAGAGTAACTCAATATTATTGGCCGACCTTGAAGGAGATGCCGAAAACGATATATCAAAAAGAATCACTGCATTGAGTAACGGAAAGGGCGAATTTGTGAGCGTTACTATTGAGAGGGGGAATGGAAGCCCGTTTACGAGTGATATGATCAGACATGCCTTAGGTTTAGCACAAACCCGGGCAAATGACATGATTGGGAAGTTTTAA
- a CDS encoding uncharacterized protein (PKUD0B09630; similar to Saccharomyces cerevisiae YJL197W (UBP12); ancestral locus Anc_1.137): MTQGLDSIGKLKDVDLNISQNVSENIPSKSQDPTKSSNESLAMIPGNVNITTTRTNMSENNDMFSHLQLCAHNNLPSSESILNQDGEAGISDPELDATVTLPSESLIDTSFEDSENQKSEVLTPYQSLLEIRKRYMSIPPPPPQAGINYFYIEPNWFQSFMTREYDRNTFTFAMIGPLRTIPIGTCLDNLDLSFISFEQFKFLHDTFGIETDHQIIQRETVYSLTDQKLILDLNPLTIMPHIFSNNASQVNKFIYNKNSQSELNISTFNSLEDLYQRVLSVFDLNNTDLGNIRLWKIELESPNLPTVILPATLKNIKQKKIVELKENRVQTLKNFTSGHIMLEVRQNDGMFFLDFGSDVILSSGLVGLNNLGNTCFMNSALQCLMHIPELNSYFLYRYFEGELNRTNPLGNGGEVAQSFGALITSMFDKKYIGTQTSYAPRDFKYTIGHFNSMFSGYHQQDSQEFIAYLLDGLHEDLNRVITKPYVERPELAEGETQHDEAIMALAKKCWDAHKLRNNSVIVDLFVALYKSTLTCPECNKISITFDPYNDLTLPLPNNKTWSSKLSILPNKGLPFTVKAKVQTDMSYGDFKKYIGEHTGINPNDLIGVIVYRYAITTVFEDPKFDSEKTAISDLIPADEDIWFYEVPRENETSMLFPVYSVPKGNHYKNNFALPFIISLTDEDRLSYGKIQQKLNAKYSQLSKNEVFKNHADTEYGKYTFSDFKDTEGFMKCDGDSKDTLHYRSFVEQVERGLVEEDDVASMISYASPLSSTDELFVTKILDPTNGNDSVGSREITSPFFLPTVAKYIWKNDLPNLLDELPRLKRQLYLYKGQDMEGIKCNQRVDEKFTDKLDKDGYVDEAPKPHGEVMGESGLEKSCRFIGTTSGSNGSSEVDTTPESAEYITANEHSDTMSEVSRYGSPSLSPSSRSSDSSSASSYTTSSSSSSSSSPSLSSRVPSSAVSISLLSNKNSNIGVTSYSKELRKEIIKPYVAIINEFEEDNYNACFAYNNTWVDLEFGIGKDLGEENESIENTSMKPLTLYDCLELFSKPEVLGSNDLWYCPACKEHRQATKKIELWSVPDILTIHLKRFKSYRSFSDKVDTTVEFPIEGLDLTFHVSGRDKGLIYDLFAVDNHFGGLGGGHYTSYVKNFVDGKWYYFDDSRVSPVDDPSEAIKGSAYLLFYRRRTETPLGGDFFENMASEVRKKREEVSKKLKEKLLRKNNSGNTIDSESSDEAPLNRTEEITENHLDVDDGNKRRKIKDNKEVQSVFCSSPRIENIRDDRDNNNGEGMGVNSYTKPIPYVFDGDKID, encoded by the coding sequence ATGACACAGGGCTTGGATTCTATAGGAAAATTGAAAGACGTGGATCTGAATATTTCACAAAATGTGTCTGAGAATATTCCTTCCAAGTCACAAGACCCTACTAAAAGCTCCAATGAGTCACTGGCTATGATACCTGGAAATGTGAATATAACTACTACAAGGACAAACATGAGCGAGAATAATGATATGTTTTCTCACTTGCAATTATGTGCACACAATAATTTACCTTCCTCCGAAAGTATTCTCAATCAAGATGGAGAGGCAGGGATATCTGATCCAGAGCTTGATGCCACTGTTACTTTGCCAAGTGAAAGTTTGATTGATACATCTTTTGAAGACtctgaaaatcaaaaatcagAGGTACTGACACCATACCAAAGTTTGCTAGAGATACGTAAACGGTATATGTCGATTCCCCCACCACCACCACAAGCAGGTATTAATTACTTTTATATCGAGCCAAACtggtttcaaagttttATGACCAGAGAGTACGATCGGAATACTTTCACATTTGCCATGATAGGCCCACTCAGAACGATTCCTATTGGAACGTGCCTAGACAATTTAGATCTTAGTTTTATCTCTTTTGAGCAATTTAAGTTTCTACACGACACTTTTGGTATTGAAACAGACCATCAAATTATTCAGCGTGAAACCGTATATTCCCTTACTGACCAAAAACTCATACTTGATCTCAATCCACTTACAATTATGCCCCATATATTCAGCAACAATGCATCGCAAGTTAACAAGTTCATTTATAATAAAAATAGCCAGAGCGAACTAAACATCTCCACCTTTAACAGTTTAGAGGACCTGTACCAAAGGGTTTTGTCGGTTTTTGACCTAAACAATACCGACCTGGGGAATATTAGACTATGGAAAATTGAACTTGAATCCCCAAACTTGCCAACCGTAATACTTCCGGCaacattgaagaatataaaacaaaaaaaaatagttgaACTCAAGGAAAATAGAGTTCAAACTCTAAAAAATTTCACCTCAGGTCACATCATGCTGGAAGTTAGACAAAATGATGGAatgttttttcttgattttggGTCTGACGTTATTTTGAGCTCTGGCTTGGTTGGATTGAATAATTTAGGAAATACCTGTTTTATGAACTCAGCATTGCAGTGTTTGATGCATATTCCTGAATTGAATTCATATTTTCTATATCGTTATTTTGAAGGGGAGCTTAATAGAACTAACCCATTAGGGAATGGTGGTGAAGTTGCTCAATCTTTTGGTGCACTTATAACGTCAATGTTCGATAAAAAATACATAGGAACACAAACTTCATATGCTCCTCGTGACTTCAAATATACAATTGGTCACTTCaattcaatgttttctGGCTACCACCAACAGGATTCACAGGAATTTATTGCTTATTTATTAGATGGCCTACATGAAGACTTAAACAGGGTTATAACAAAGCCATACGTCGAAAGGCCCGAATTAGCAGAAGGTGAAACTCAACATGACGAGGCAATTATGGCCTTAGCCAAAAAATGTTGGGACGCCCACAAGTTGAGAAATAATTCTGTTATTGTTGACTTATTCGTTGCCTTATACAAATCTACGTTGACTTGTCCGGAATGCAATAAAATTAGCATCACTTTTGATCCCTATAATGACCTGACATTACCTTTACCTAACAACAAAACATGGTCTAGTAAGTTGAGCATATTACCTAATAAAGGTTTACCTTTTACTGTAAAGGCCAAAGTCCAAACGGATATGTCTTATGGGGACTTTAAGAAATATATTGGAGAGCATACAGGGATAAATCCAAATGATTTAATTGGTGTTATTGTATACCGATATGCAATCACTACTGTTTTTGAGGATCCTAAATTTGACTCGGAGAAGACAGCTATTTCTGACTTAATTCCTGCTGATGAGGATATCTGGTTTTATGAAGTTCCTCGGGAAAACGAAACATCAATGCTATTTCCTGTTTATAGTGTACCTAAAGGTAACCACTATAAAAATAACTTTGCTCTTCCATTTATAATATCGCTAACTGACGAAGATAGATTGTCATATGGAAAAATTCAGCAGAAACTAAATGCGAAATATTCACAATTGAGcaaaaatgaagtttttAAAAATCATGCTGATACAGAATATGGAAAATACACGTTTTCCGATTTCAAAGATACTGAAGGATTCATGAAGTGTGATGGTGATTCAAAAGATACACTTCACTATCGATCATTTGTTGAACAAGTTGAAAGAGGATtagttgaagaagacgatGTCGCTTCTATGATTTCCTATGCCTCACCCTTGTCATCTACAGATGAACTGTTTGTTACAAAAATTCTTGATCCGACAAATGGCAACGATTCAGTTGGATCTCGTGAAATCACATCTCCCTTCTTTTTACCAACAGTTGCCAAATATATTTGGAAGAATGATCTTCCAAATTTACTAGATGAACTTCCAAGATTGAAACGACAATTATACCTATATAAAGGCCAAGACATGGAAGGTATAAAATGTAATCAAAGAGTGGATGAAAAGTTTACTGATAAATTAGATAAGGACGGTTATGTTGATGAAGCGCCAAAACCTCATGGTGAAGTCATGGGGGAATCTGGTTTAGAGAAAAGTTGTCGTTTCATCGGCACCACATCAGGATCAAATGGTAGTTCTGAGGTGGACACGACACCCGAATCAGCCGAATATATCACAGCCAATGAACATTCAGATACAATGTCAGAAGTCTCTAGGTACGGTTCACCTAGCTTATCACCATCTTCTAGGTCCTCTGATTCCTCTTCTGCATCCTCTTATACTacctcatcatcatcatcatcatcatcatcaccttcATTGTCTTCACGAGTACCGTCATCGGCTGTATCAATTTCTCTGCtttcaaacaagaattCTAACATTGGTGTTACGAGTTACTCAAAGGAGCTAAGAAAGGAAATCATCAAGCCTTACGTAGCTATAATCAACGAATTTGAAGAGGATAACTACAACGCTTGCTTTGCATATAACAATACATGGGTGGATCTGGAATTTGGCATTGGTAAAGATTTAGGGGAGGAAAACGAGTCAATAGAAAATACTTCTATGAAACCATTGACGCTATATGACTGCCTCGAGCTATTTTCAAAGCCTGAAGTGTTAGGTTCGAATGATTTATGGTACTGCCCAGCGTGTAAAGAACATAGACAAGCGACTAAGAAGATTGAATTATGGTCTGTTCCTGATATTCTAACTATACATTTAAAGAGATTCAAGAGTTATAGGAGCTTCAGTGACAAAGTCGATACTACGGTTGAATTCCCTATTGAGGGTCTAGATTTAACATTTCATGTATCTGGCAGGGATAAAGGGTTGATCTACGATTTATTTGCAGTTGATAATCATTTTGGAGGGCTTGGTGGTGGTCACTACACGTCTTATGTCAAAAATTTTGTTGACGGTAAATGGTATTATTTTGACGATTCTAGGGTCTCACCAGTTGATGATCCAAGTGAAGCTATTAAAGGGAGTGCATATCTACTTTTTTACCGTAGAAGAACTGAAACACCATTGGGTggtgatttttttgagaatatGGCAAGTGAAGtcagaaagaaaagagaagaggTAAGTAAGAAGCTTAAAGAGAAGCTTCTGAGGAAAAACAATTCAGGCAATACCATAGATTCCGAGTCTAGCGATGAAGCTCCTCTGAATAGGACTGAAGAAATAACTGAGAATCACCTTGACGTAGATGATGGGAATAAGAGACGTAAGATTAAAGATAATAAAGAAGTTCAAAGTGTTTTCTGTAGTAGCCCAAGAATTGAGAATATTAGGGATGATAGAGATAATAATAACGGCGAAGGTATGGGTGTTAATTCATATACTAAACCCATTCCATATGTCTTTGATGGAGACAAGATTGATTAA